From the Paludibacterium paludis genome, one window contains:
- a CDS encoding Na+/H+ antiporter family protein: protein MNSVLLAIFVMLGLALLRTHVVISLLIGALVGGLYGGLSLADTLAAFNNGITGGASVALSYALLGAFALAIAHSGLPHAMADLAARHLENSQGQTRLKWGLILLFTLVSIASQNLVPIHIAFIPLLVPPLLYVMARLHLDRRLIACVITFGLVTPYMVFPVGFGDIFLKQILLGNIVRAGLDVSGVNVMHAMAIPALGMLAGLLLAVFVSYRRPRHYRLGKIENVEMTRVKLERSSLIAAVAAIVLAFAVQLYCDSMIMGALAGFLVFLACGVVKWKDADGVFNEGMKMMAMIGFTMITAQGFAEVLKASGQVNALVASGTALFAGNRGMAAFVMLLVGLVVTLGIGSSFSTVPILAAIYVPLCMQLGFSPLATVSLIGTAGALGDAGSPASDSTLGPSSGLNMDGQHDHIRDTVVPTFLHYNLPLMAAGWIAAMTL from the coding sequence ATGAATTCAGTACTTTTGGCCATTTTTGTCATGCTGGGCCTGGCCCTGCTGAGAACCCACGTTGTCATCAGCCTGTTGATCGGGGCGCTGGTCGGCGGCCTGTATGGCGGCCTGTCGCTCGCCGACACGCTGGCGGCATTCAATAACGGCATTACCGGCGGCGCGTCGGTCGCGCTCTCTTACGCGTTGCTCGGCGCGTTCGCCCTCGCGATCGCCCATTCCGGACTGCCGCACGCCATGGCCGATCTGGCGGCTCGCCACCTGGAAAACAGCCAGGGACAGACTCGTCTCAAATGGGGGCTGATCCTGCTCTTCACGCTGGTCAGCATCGCCAGCCAGAATCTGGTGCCGATCCATATCGCCTTCATCCCCCTGCTGGTGCCCCCGCTACTGTATGTCATGGCGCGCCTGCATCTGGATCGCCGGCTGATCGCCTGCGTCATCACCTTCGGCCTGGTCACCCCTTATATGGTGTTTCCGGTCGGTTTCGGGGATATTTTCCTGAAACAGATCCTGCTGGGGAACATCGTTCGCGCCGGGCTTGATGTCTCCGGCGTCAATGTGATGCACGCCATGGCGATTCCCGCGCTGGGCATGCTGGCGGGGCTTTTGCTCGCCGTGTTCGTCAGTTACCGCCGTCCGCGCCACTACCGGCTCGGCAAAATCGAAAACGTGGAAATGACCCGCGTCAAACTGGAGCGTTCATCGCTGATCGCGGCAGTGGCCGCCATCGTTCTGGCCTTCGCGGTGCAGCTCTATTGCGACTCGATGATCATGGGCGCGCTGGCCGGATTTCTGGTGTTCCTGGCATGCGGTGTCGTCAAGTGGAAAGATGCTGACGGAGTATTCAACGAAGGCATGAAAATGATGGCGATGATCGGTTTCACCATGATCACCGCCCAGGGATTCGCCGAAGTGCTCAAGGCCAGCGGCCAAGTCAATGCGCTGGTCGCCTCAGGCACGGCCTTGTTCGCCGGCAATCGGGGCATGGCCGCCTTCGTGATGCTGCTGGTCGGACTGGTGGTCACGCTGGGCATCGGCTCATCCTTCTCCACCGTGCCCATCCTCGCCGCCATTTACGTCCCCTTGTGCATGCAGCTCGGTTTCTCGCCGCTGGCGACCGTCTCGCTCATCGGTACGGCGGGAGCCCTGGGAGACGCCGGGTCACCGGCGTCGGATTCGACGCTCGGCCCGAGCTCGGGCCTGAACATGGACGGCCAGCACGACCATATTCGCGACACCGTGGTGCCGACCTTCCTGCACTACAACCTGCCGTTGATGGCGGCCGGCTGGATCGCCGCCATGACGCTCTGA
- a CDS encoding FKBP-type peptidyl-prolyl cis-trans isomerase, which translates to MSNELQVTDIVVGDGREVVKGALITTQYTGFLEDGTVFDSSWERGKPFQCVIGTGRVIKGWDQGLMGMKVGGKRALFVPAHLAYGERSVGERIKPNSNLRFEIELLDVLTRDD; encoded by the coding sequence ATGAGCAATGAACTGCAGGTAACCGACATCGTGGTCGGTGATGGACGGGAGGTCGTCAAAGGCGCCTTGATTACAACTCAGTATACGGGGTTTCTCGAGGATGGCACCGTGTTCGACTCTTCCTGGGAGCGCGGAAAGCCTTTCCAGTGCGTGATCGGCACCGGTCGCGTCATCAAAGGTTGGGATCAGGGATTGATGGGCATGAAAGTGGGCGGGAAACGCGCATTGTTCGTTCCTGCCCACCTCGCCTATGGCGAACGCTCGGTTGGCGAGCGTATCAAACCGAATTCGAATCTGAGATTCGAGATCGAGCTTCTGGACGTGCTCACCCGCGACGACTAG
- a CDS encoding DUF4870 domain-containing protein, which yields MYCPDCGTQASEHDRFCKHCGKALGLEHDRPPLGRLVVDHTALAVVAHLLGIFIPVLGALVILIAQNRDQDPRAAGNIREAINFQLTAVLVGIGVAIGGFIFAVMTLGLGLVLVGLVWWLLGIVYLVLCVIGAVKCATGEDYRYPVCLRILR from the coding sequence ATGTACTGTCCGGACTGCGGTACCCAGGCGTCGGAACACGACCGGTTCTGCAAGCATTGCGGCAAGGCGCTCGGCCTCGAACACGACCGCCCGCCGCTGGGCCGGCTGGTGGTCGACCACACGGCGCTCGCCGTCGTCGCCCATCTGCTGGGGATTTTCATTCCCGTTCTCGGAGCGCTCGTCATCCTCATCGCGCAGAACCGCGACCAGGATCCGCGGGCCGCCGGCAACATCCGCGAGGCGATCAATTTTCAATTGACCGCCGTGCTGGTCGGCATCGGCGTCGCCATCGGCGGATTCATTTTCGCGGTGATGACGCTCGGACTCGGCCTGGTCCTGGTCGGCCTGGTCTGGTGGCTGCTGGGCATCGTCTATCTCGTGCTGTGCGTGATCGGAGCGGTCAAATGCGCGACAGGGGAAGACTACCGCTACCCGGTCTGCCTGCGCATCCTGCGCTAA
- a CDS encoding MBL fold metallo-hydrolase translates to MTRFTLNKTAAALALATATLPAAQAAGPQLNLSVYNPADKAIFPVSSSLVTGKHDAILIDAQFARKDAEALVKQIKDSGKTLTTVYISHGDPDYYFGLDTIKAAFPNARVLATGPTIAHIKATMNQKLAFWGPKLGNDAPARLIVPEPIKGDTLKLEGRELKVIGVDGARSELSVVWIPSLRTVTGGVPVVGNQHVWMADSKTPEARKTWKQTLDRISALHPVKVVPGHYLPGAKLDLTSVRFTRDYIDAIETELPKAADSKALVEAMKLRYPNLGGEADLELGAKVLKGEMPW, encoded by the coding sequence ATGACCCGCTTCACGCTGAACAAAACCGCCGCCGCCCTGGCCCTCGCCACCGCCACTCTGCCCGCCGCCCAGGCCGCCGGCCCCCAACTTAACCTGTCGGTCTACAATCCGGCCGACAAGGCCATCTTCCCGGTCTCCTCCTCGCTGGTCACCGGCAAGCACGACGCGATCCTGATCGACGCCCAGTTCGCCCGCAAGGACGCCGAGGCGCTCGTCAAACAAATCAAGGACAGCGGCAAAACGCTGACCACCGTTTACATCAGCCACGGAGATCCGGACTACTACTTCGGACTGGACACCATCAAGGCGGCGTTCCCCAACGCTCGCGTTCTGGCCACCGGGCCAACCATCGCGCACATCAAGGCCACCATGAACCAGAAACTCGCCTTCTGGGGCCCCAAGCTCGGCAACGATGCGCCGGCCCGCCTGATCGTGCCCGAGCCGATCAAGGGCGATACCCTGAAGCTGGAAGGCCGCGAGCTGAAAGTGATCGGTGTCGACGGCGCTCGCTCCGAACTGAGCGTAGTGTGGATTCCTTCATTGCGCACCGTGACCGGCGGGGTTCCGGTGGTCGGCAACCAGCACGTATGGATGGCCGACAGCAAGACTCCCGAGGCCCGCAAGACCTGGAAACAAACTCTTGATCGCATCTCGGCGCTGCATCCGGTCAAAGTCGTTCCCGGCCATTACCTGCCCGGCGCGAAACTCGATCTGACATCGGTACGTTTCACGCGTGACTATATCGACGCGATCGAGACCGAACTGCCGAAAGCCGCCGACAGCAAAGCGCTGGTCGAGGCGATGAAACTGCGTTACCCGAATCTCGGCGGCGAAGCCGATCTGGAACTGGGCGCCAAGGTGCTCAAGGGTGAAATGCCGTGGTAA
- a CDS encoding purine phosphorylase has protein sequence MKIIILFPTATEAALFSSPEVTSLVTGVGLTATAYATLKTIHEHRPDWLILAGVAGAFAHSGLGIGDVALVESEVEADLGFFTKDGFTHLAHLPIDMEFERRHILDCPHLPESDVFKRARSISLNAAMAPFVDTREADLENMEGAAFFHVCRQEGQRFLELRAISNTVGPEADDWDLPGSVRVLTDALHRLVDVVKGAA, from the coding sequence ATGAAGATCATTATTCTGTTCCCCACGGCCACCGAGGCGGCGCTGTTTTCCTCGCCGGAGGTCACAAGCCTGGTCACCGGCGTCGGTTTGACCGCCACCGCGTACGCGACGCTCAAGACGATTCATGAACACCGGCCCGACTGGCTGATCCTGGCCGGTGTGGCCGGCGCGTTCGCGCATTCCGGGCTGGGTATCGGCGATGTGGCGCTCGTCGAATCGGAAGTCGAGGCCGATCTCGGTTTCTTCACCAAAGACGGATTCACGCATCTGGCGCATTTGCCGATCGATATGGAGTTCGAGCGGCGCCATATCCTCGACTGTCCCCATTTGCCCGAATCCGATGTGTTCAAGAGGGCGCGCAGCATCTCGCTGAACGCGGCCATGGCGCCGTTCGTCGACACGCGCGAAGCCGATCTGGAAAACATGGAAGGGGCGGCGTTTTTTCATGTTTGCCGGCAGGAGGGGCAGCGCTTTCTGGAACTGAGGGCGATATCCAATACCGTGGGGCCGGAGGCGGACGACTGGGATTTGCCGGGATCCGTCCGGGTGCTGACCGACGCCTTGCACCGCCTGGTGGACGTTGTGAAGGGCGCGGCATAA
- a CDS encoding MerR family transcriptional regulator: MLIGEFARRSGLSQDTVRFYVRKGLLQPRRGRQGRSHGYHEFSERDVALAALIRFAQSLGLSLQEIGDVTRELLWTGISPEREVALLDAQLAKLAQKAAELEQLAGYLRGKRDWIASGRSGDEPRFAGLAPCLASLIPPAAG; this comes from the coding sequence ATGCTGATAGGTGAATTCGCCCGGCGAAGCGGTCTGAGCCAGGACACCGTGCGTTTTTACGTACGCAAGGGATTATTGCAGCCGCGGCGCGGCAGACAAGGGCGCAGCCATGGCTATCATGAGTTCTCCGAGCGGGACGTGGCGCTGGCTGCCCTGATCCGCTTCGCACAGTCATTGGGTTTGTCATTGCAAGAGATCGGGGATGTGACGCGCGAACTGCTGTGGACCGGTATTTCGCCGGAACGCGAAGTGGCGCTGCTGGATGCCCAGTTGGCCAAGCTGGCGCAAAAAGCCGCTGAGCTGGAACAACTCGCCGGCTATTTGCGCGGCAAGCGCGACTGGATTGCCAGTGGTCGCTCGGGGGACGAGCCCCGATTCGCCGGTCTTGCGCCCTGCCTCGCGTCGCTGATTCCGCCTGCTGCCGGGTGA
- a CDS encoding DUF2167 domain-containing protein: MVAVFCAVPVLALAAPSEPDPNIALRNLNWHVGPKTEQVVGKATLKTPDENTLFIDESNSSRFLRITGNLPQPGNNIVFSQEDGWWAAFSFDPVGYVKDDEKIEADELLKTLKESDGPSNEERKRLNLPPLYTEGWYVPPHYDQQTKSLEWGIKLQSEGKTTLNYTIRLLGRSGVMSATLVSSPETLDKDVKSFKKVLQSFQFNAGERYSEFKEGDHVAEYGLAALIVGGAAAVATKKGFWAVIAGFFAAGWKLIVGAVVAAIAGITSLFKKAKS; encoded by the coding sequence GTGGTCGCCGTATTCTGCGCCGTCCCTGTTCTGGCATTGGCCGCGCCAAGCGAACCGGATCCGAATATCGCGCTGCGTAACCTGAACTGGCATGTCGGCCCGAAAACGGAACAGGTTGTCGGAAAGGCCACACTGAAAACTCCGGACGAGAATACGCTTTTCATCGATGAGAGCAATTCTTCCCGGTTCCTGCGAATTACCGGCAATCTGCCCCAGCCCGGAAACAATATTGTCTTTTCCCAGGAGGATGGCTGGTGGGCCGCCTTTTCCTTCGATCCGGTCGGGTATGTGAAGGATGATGAAAAGATCGAGGCCGATGAACTTCTGAAGACGCTGAAAGAGAGCGACGGTCCTTCCAATGAAGAACGCAAACGTCTCAACCTGCCGCCTCTGTATACGGAAGGCTGGTATGTGCCGCCTCATTATGATCAACAAACCAAGAGTCTTGAGTGGGGTATCAAACTGCAATCCGAAGGCAAAACCACGCTCAATTACACCATCCGTCTGCTCGGGCGAAGCGGTGTCATGAGCGCGACTTTGGTTTCTTCTCCGGAGACGCTGGATAAAGACGTAAAGAGCTTCAAAAAGGTGCTCCAGAGTTTCCAGTTCAATGCGGGTGAGCGATATTCCGAATTCAAGGAAGGCGATCATGTCGCCGAGTACGGTCTGGCCGCGCTGATCGTCGGCGGCGCCGCAGCCGTCGCCACCAAAAAAGGGTTCTGGGCGGTGATCGCCGGCTTCTTCGCCGCTGGCTGGAAATTGATTGTCGGTGCGGTGGTGGCCGCCATCGCCGGCATCACCTCGCTGTTCAAGAAAGCGAAGTCTTGA
- a CDS encoding ABC transporter ATP-binding protein: MPAFSVIAEISTVFGFFEKWIDPYPETPPPAPPTGLFAFLWAATRGVRPFIAALILLTAMIGAFEALLFSMLGSIVDWLARVEPAKLWSQEREHLLLLAAILLGSGFLVLLETLIKHQVLAGNLPMRLRWNFHRHMLGQSMAFFQDEFAGRISAKVMQTALAVRDTVMVVADIMVFGTIYFFTMVAVVGGFDAWLMAPFLGWLVLYVAALRYFVPRLGHVAAAQADARSLMTGRITDAYTNIATVKLFSHAQREAGFARSAMQEFMRAVHAQMRLVSGFDVVNHLLSMLLIASTAGVALWLWTQGRAGVGAVAASTAMALRLNGISHWIMWEMASLFEYIGTVQDGITTLSRRHAITDRPGASELVVRRGEIRFEAVRFSYGRDTPVIDSLNLTIRPGEKIGLVGRSGAGKSTIVNLLLRFHDVDSGRILIDGQNIAEVTQESLRREIGMVTQDTSLLHRSVRDNILYGRPDAGESDMVSAARRAEADEFIATLTDPQGRCGYDAHVGERGVKLSGGQRQRIAIARVMLKDAPILLLDEATSALDSEVEAAIQASLYRLMEGKTVVAIAHRLSTIAAMDRLVVLDRGRIVEEGDHRTLLAKGGVYARLWAHQSGGFLGEESDEAVGQAAST, translated from the coding sequence ATGCCGGCTTTTTCTGTTATTGCGGAGATATCAACCGTGTTCGGTTTTTTCGAGAAATGGATCGACCCTTATCCTGAAACACCGCCTCCGGCTCCCCCCACGGGGCTGTTCGCCTTCCTGTGGGCGGCAACGCGTGGAGTACGGCCATTCATCGCGGCCCTGATCCTGCTGACCGCCATGATCGGCGCGTTCGAGGCGCTGCTCTTCAGTATGCTCGGCAGCATCGTTGACTGGCTCGCCCGTGTCGAGCCGGCGAAACTGTGGAGCCAGGAGCGCGAGCATCTGCTCCTGCTCGCGGCCATTTTGCTGGGTAGCGGATTCCTGGTGCTTCTGGAAACGCTGATCAAGCACCAGGTCCTCGCCGGCAATCTGCCGATGCGGCTGCGCTGGAATTTCCATCGTCACATGCTGGGCCAGAGCATGGCGTTTTTCCAGGACGAGTTTGCCGGGCGGATTTCCGCGAAGGTCATGCAGACCGCCCTTGCCGTGCGCGACACCGTGATGGTGGTGGCCGACATCATGGTGTTCGGAACCATCTACTTCTTCACCATGGTGGCCGTGGTCGGCGGTTTCGATGCGTGGCTGATGGCGCCGTTTCTGGGCTGGCTGGTTCTGTACGTGGCGGCCTTGCGGTATTTCGTGCCCCGCCTTGGCCACGTGGCGGCGGCCCAGGCGGATGCCCGCTCGCTGATGACCGGACGCATCACCGACGCCTACACCAATATCGCCACGGTCAAACTGTTCTCCCACGCCCAGCGCGAGGCGGGATTCGCCCGTTCGGCCATGCAGGAATTCATGCGGGCGGTTCATGCCCAGATGCGTCTGGTCAGCGGTTTCGATGTCGTCAATCACTTGCTGAGCATGCTGCTGATCGCGTCGACGGCCGGTGTCGCCTTGTGGCTGTGGACGCAGGGGCGCGCCGGAGTCGGAGCGGTGGCGGCCTCGACGGCCATGGCCTTGCGGCTGAACGGCATTTCGCACTGGATCATGTGGGAGATGGCCTCGCTGTTCGAATACATCGGCACGGTGCAGGACGGCATCACCACCTTGTCGCGGCGGCATGCCATTACCGATCGTCCCGGCGCGAGCGAACTTGTCGTGCGTCGCGGCGAGATCCGCTTCGAGGCGGTGAGGTTTTCCTATGGCCGGGACACGCCGGTGATCGACAGCCTGAACCTGACGATCCGTCCCGGCGAGAAGATCGGTCTGGTGGGCCGTTCGGGGGCGGGCAAGTCGACGATCGTCAATCTGCTGCTTCGGTTCCACGACGTCGACAGCGGACGCATCCTGATCGATGGTCAGAATATCGCGGAAGTGACCCAGGAGAGCCTGCGCAGGGAAATCGGCATGGTGACCCAGGATACGTCGCTTTTGCACCGCTCGGTGCGCGACAACATTCTGTACGGCCGGCCCGACGCCGGCGAGAGCGACATGGTGTCCGCCGCGCGGCGCGCCGAAGCGGATGAATTCATCGCCACGCTGACCGATCCGCAGGGACGCTGCGGCTATGATGCCCATGTCGGCGAGCGCGGCGTGAAACTGTCCGGGGGGCAGCGGCAACGCATCGCGATCGCCCGGGTGATGCTCAAGGACGCGCCGATCCTGTTGCTCGACGAGGCGACGAGCGCGCTGGACTCCGAGGTGGAAGCGGCGATTCAGGCGAGCCTGTACCGGCTGATGGAAGGCAAGACGGTGGTCGCCATCGCTCACCGGCTATCCACCATCGCGGCGATGGACCGGCTTGTCGTGCTGGATCGGGGGCGTATCGTCGAAGAGGGCGACCATCGCACCCTGCTGGCCAAAGGGGGCGTGTACGCCAGGCTCTGGGCCCATCAGAGTGGCGGTTTTCTCGGCGAGGAGTCGGATGAGGCGGTCGGGCAGGCCGCGTCAACCTGA
- a CDS encoding SulP family inorganic anion transporter: MTPSPPPRVGDWQKDGMAALSLAGLLIPEAVAYAGIAGLPPQAGLVALCFGLLGYGLIGQSRFAIVASTSSTAAVLASATASIAPGNPQQQMMLAAGLVLLTGVLFAGAAFLELGRIADFIARPVLRGFSLGLGLVVTIKQLPHLVGLGKTPGVPLETLMDVGTRFPQWHLPSLLLGLAALALLFGLSRWRRLPAALLVMGLGILAARLFPQAIPDVALVGRITLNVARPDIPDLDLAQWERLGELALAVMLMSYAESCTSIRSTALRHGDTVDPNRDLWALGMANILSGLFQGAPVGAGYSATSANETFGATSRAAGMLSLAVVLIAITTLLPLLAFTPEPVLAAIVIHALAHNLNPRPILDYFRLRRGRTLAVSAALGALLFGVLDGLLLAVGISFVRTIMDLSKASVSRLGRLNHGHDYVSISQFPEAREEPGILILRADQPLYFANSDRTASLIRQESDASDARIVIISLEESPDLDASVVESLAELAAHLAGKGKTVYLARLKPEAHQVLSRAALKDLGEAALIDLSVDGAVHLARRHAIPADSASG; encoded by the coding sequence ATGACACCATCACCTCCGCCAAGAGTGGGCGACTGGCAAAAAGACGGGATGGCCGCCCTGTCCCTGGCGGGCCTGCTGATTCCCGAGGCGGTCGCCTACGCCGGCATCGCGGGCTTGCCGCCGCAGGCGGGCCTTGTGGCGCTGTGTTTTGGCCTGCTCGGTTACGGGCTGATCGGGCAGAGCCGCTTCGCCATTGTCGCGTCGACATCATCGACCGCGGCCGTGCTGGCCAGCGCGACGGCGTCGATCGCTCCGGGCAATCCGCAGCAGCAGATGATGCTGGCCGCCGGCCTTGTCCTGCTGACTGGCGTGCTGTTCGCCGGCGCCGCGTTCCTTGAGCTCGGCCGCATCGCCGACTTCATCGCGCGTCCTGTGCTGCGCGGATTCTCCCTCGGACTCGGGCTGGTGGTGACCATCAAGCAGTTGCCGCATTTGGTCGGTCTGGGCAAAACACCCGGTGTGCCGCTGGAAACCCTGATGGATGTCGGAACCCGGTTCCCCCAGTGGCATCTCCCTTCATTGCTGCTCGGCCTTGCCGCGCTCGCCCTGCTGTTCGGCCTGTCCCGCTGGCGGCGCCTGCCGGCCGCCTTATTGGTGATGGGGTTGGGCATCCTGGCGGCCAGGCTGTTTCCCCAGGCCATCCCGGATGTCGCGCTGGTCGGACGGATCACCCTCAACGTCGCCCGTCCGGACATCCCGGATCTGGATCTGGCGCAATGGGAACGGCTGGGAGAACTGGCTCTGGCCGTGATGCTCATGTCGTACGCCGAATCCTGTACCTCGATCCGTTCGACCGCCCTGCGCCACGGTGATACGGTGGACCCGAACCGCGACCTGTGGGCGCTGGGCATGGCCAACATCCTGTCCGGACTGTTTCAGGGGGCGCCGGTCGGCGCCGGTTACTCCGCCACCTCCGCCAACGAAACCTTCGGCGCCACGTCGCGCGCCGCCGGCATGCTGTCGCTGGCCGTGGTGCTCATCGCCATCACCACGTTGCTGCCGCTCTTGGCTTTCACCCCGGAGCCCGTGCTGGCGGCGATCGTGATCCACGCGCTGGCGCACAACCTCAACCCCCGGCCCATTCTGGACTATTTCCGCCTTCGGCGGGGAAGAACGCTGGCGGTGAGTGCGGCGCTGGGCGCCCTGTTGTTCGGCGTGCTGGACGGCTTGCTGCTGGCCGTCGGCATCAGCTTCGTCCGAACCATCATGGACCTGTCCAAGGCCTCGGTATCGCGGCTGGGCCGGCTCAACCACGGTCACGACTACGTCAGTATCAGCCAGTTTCCCGAAGCGCGCGAAGAGCCGGGCATCCTCATCCTGCGCGCCGATCAGCCACTGTATTTCGCCAACAGCGACCGAACCGCGTCGCTGATCCGGCAGGAAAGCGACGCCAGCGACGCGCGCATCGTCATCATCAGCCTGGAAGAGTCGCCGGATCTTGACGCCTCGGTGGTGGAAAGCCTCGCCGAACTGGCGGCCCACCTCGCGGGCAAGGGAAAAACCGTCTATCTGGCGCGCCTCAAACCCGAGGCCCACCAGGTGTTGTCGCGCGCCGCGCTCAAGGACCTGGGCGAGGCCGCGCTGATCGACCTGAGCGTCGACGGCGCGGTTCACCTGGCCCGCCGGCACGCCATCCCGGCTGACAGCGCATCAGGTTGA
- a CDS encoding alpha/beta fold hydrolase, translating to MEIPPIPHKDTWITTDQGDILSRCWRPASCRSRTPIVLFHDSLGCIELWRAFPALLAEQTQRQVIAYDRLGFGQSDLRTDKPGIDFIEEEALRYFPVLRRQLGIERFIAFGHSVGGGMAVHCAAHHAPDCEALITVSAQAFVEDRTRAGIMAAREDFAQAASFERLRRYHGEKARWVLDTWVDIWLSPGFGNWTLDGVLPRVDCPTLVIHGENDEYGSAAHPRRIANGIGTRARMTLLPETGHVPHREDGHGIARRIAGFLEERAGTTPEAAP from the coding sequence ATGGAAATCCCGCCGATTCCGCATAAAGACACATGGATCACCACAGACCAGGGCGACATTCTTTCACGTTGCTGGCGGCCGGCCTCATGCCGCTCCCGCACACCCATCGTTCTGTTTCATGACTCACTGGGCTGCATCGAGCTCTGGCGCGCGTTTCCTGCCTTGCTGGCCGAGCAAACCCAACGGCAAGTGATCGCCTACGACCGCCTCGGGTTCGGGCAGTCAGATCTTCGCACCGACAAGCCGGGCATCGATTTCATCGAGGAGGAAGCCCTGCGGTATTTCCCCGTGTTGCGCCGGCAGCTGGGCATCGAGCGATTCATCGCCTTCGGACACAGCGTTGGAGGTGGCATGGCGGTTCACTGCGCGGCGCACCACGCGCCAGACTGCGAAGCCCTGATCACGGTATCGGCTCAGGCCTTTGTCGAAGACCGGACTCGTGCGGGAATCATGGCGGCGCGCGAGGATTTTGCGCAGGCGGCGTCGTTCGAACGGCTACGCCGCTACCACGGGGAAAAAGCGCGCTGGGTACTGGATACCTGGGTCGACATCTGGTTGTCACCCGGTTTCGGCAACTGGACGCTGGACGGTGTGCTGCCCCGCGTCGATTGCCCGACGCTGGTCATTCACGGCGAAAACGATGAATACGGCTCAGCGGCGCATCCGCGACGCATCGCCAACGGCATCGGGACGCGCGCGCGCATGACCCTCCTTCCGGAAACAGGCCATGTTCCGCATCGGGAGGACGGCCACGGCATCGCGCGACGCATCGCGGGTTTTCTGGAGGAACGGGCCGGGACGACACCGGAGGCGGCGCCATGA
- a CDS encoding J domain-containing protein gives MSGVEILVCLVCLFIGYWVVARYCFGSVEPKPAPGGLSGHERNRREECSAEECEEDLPATAWHKVLNVDRNADVREIRRAYQTLISQYHPDKVDALGPEVRQLCERKTKAINAAYDRAMAEREGNEPVC, from the coding sequence ATGTCGGGCGTAGAGATCCTGGTTTGCCTTGTCTGTCTGTTCATCGGGTATTGGGTGGTCGCCCGGTACTGCTTCGGTTCTGTCGAGCCGAAACCCGCGCCAGGCGGTCTGTCCGGACATGAGCGGAATCGCCGTGAGGAGTGTTCGGCGGAAGAATGCGAAGAGGATTTGCCCGCCACGGCCTGGCATAAAGTGCTGAATGTCGACCGGAATGCGGATGTCCGGGAGATCCGGCGGGCCTACCAGACTCTGATAAGCCAATACCATCCTGACAAGGTCGATGCGCTGGGGCCGGAAGTGCGACAACTGTGCGAGCGCAAGACCAAGGCGATCAACGCCGCTTATGATCGGGCCATGGCCGAGCGAGAGGGTAATGAGCCGGTTTGTTGA
- a CDS encoding DsbA family protein — MVSARLHYVFDPLCGWCYGAAPLIAAARALPGIGLVLHGGGMMSGPNRQPVTPALRRYVMEHDKRIAALSGQTFGEAYFNGLLLDETAVFDSTPPIAAILAAESLAGEGAALLARLQAAHYREGRRIADPAVLADIVAEAGLSAGAFSDELAKQLAEGSVDAHIRNSRDVLARIGGQGFPTLALETDGNWTRLDIGRYIGQPDAFAADLRDKVEVGATDRPR, encoded by the coding sequence GTGGTAAGCGCCAGGCTGCATTATGTGTTCGATCCCTTGTGCGGCTGGTGCTACGGCGCCGCGCCGCTGATCGCGGCGGCCCGCGCGCTGCCCGGCATCGGGCTGGTCCTGCACGGCGGCGGCATGATGAGCGGCCCCAACCGTCAACCGGTGACGCCGGCGCTGCGCCGCTATGTGATGGAGCACGACAAGCGCATCGCCGCGTTGAGCGGACAAACATTCGGGGAGGCCTATTTCAACGGCTTGCTGCTCGACGAAACCGCTGTCTTCGACTCCACCCCGCCTATCGCGGCCATCCTCGCCGCCGAGTCGCTCGCAGGAGAAGGCGCCGCCCTGCTTGCCCGCCTGCAGGCCGCGCACTACCGGGAAGGACGCCGCATCGCCGATCCGGCCGTGCTGGCCGACATTGTGGCCGAAGCGGGCCTGTCCGCCGGGGCGTTTTCGGATGAGCTGGCGAAACAGCTCGCCGAAGGCTCGGTGGACGCGCATATCCGGAACAGCCGGGACGTGCTCGCCCGCATCGGTGGTCAGGGTTTCCCAACCCTGGCGTTGGAAACGGACGGAAACTGGACACGGCTGGATATCGGCCGCTATATCGGACAGCCGGACGCTTTCGCCGCCGACCTGCGGGACAAAGTTGAGGTTGGAGCCACCGACCGCCCGCGCTGA